A segment of the Ischnura elegans chromosome 13 unlocalized genomic scaffold, ioIscEleg1.1 SUPER_13_unloc_1, whole genome shotgun sequence genome:
tgtgtgtagaCGCAAGTGTAGGATGAGTTTCTCCTTTATACTGAAAGCCTTCGcacaataattgcacgaaaaaggcttctcccctgtgtgcaTATGCatgtgttggacgagtgcatttTTTGCAGTGTAAGCCTTtgagcaataattgcacgaaaacggcttctcccctgtgtgtacacgcaaGTGTAGGATGAGTTTCTCCTTTGCGCTGAAagcctttgcgcaataattgcaagaaaaaggcttctcccctgtgtgggtGTGCAAATGTTGTATGAGTTTCGTCTTACTAGCGAAAGCCTTtgtgcaataattgcacgaaaagggcttctccccCGTGTGGGTGCGCATATGCGTCATGAGGTTGCCTTTAACAGAGAAAGACTTTGCGCATTCACTACATGAAAAATGCTTCTCTTCCGTGTGCGTGCGCATGTGTTGAGTTATGTGAGACTTCCAAGCGAAAGACTTGCTGCAGATCGTACACGGATaacgttttctttctttgtgcgaacgcatgtgatTGCCAAGAATGCATCTCTGAGTGAATGACTTGTTGCAGACGCTGCAATTGAAAGACCCTCCTTTTGCACCTCCTAGTGCATCATTTCTGAGGTTTCTCGCGCAAGAGGTCGTGGACTCTGAGGACATTTTCTGCGTGTATGGTTTCCCATCCCCATCAGAACTTCCCACTCGTTCCGCAGTTTCCCTCTCTCCAATTCCATCACAGATTTCTAACACAGGCGCCTGTACTTTTTGCATCgcccctcgtcttttccttttcaatCCCATCAATGTCTCAGAGGTGGACGACTCACGAGAAACATTACTTTCTTCTCTTGATGCGGGGACTGTGAAAGACTCATCTTTTTCTATTGATGATTCATCACTAAGATCCAAATTGCTGGTAGcagaatgaatttccatgtgCTTGATCAGATCATCATTGGTGTTGAATCCATATCTGCAGTGGGAGCAATAATATAACTTttcgtttgaatttttaccatttctaggacttttgatgaagcaataactcatctcttttttgttttccatttctgCCTCAATGCCACTTCTTCTGTTTTCACTGACTCTGATCAACCTAAGGCTACCTGTGATATTTGGTGCATCCCTTCTATCCCCTACAACAGTCATTGTGGCTCCCTTTCCACTGTTTCTAGATGCTGGAATGTGTTTCATATAACTGtgtccatcatcaggaattgagtcAGACAGTACCTTGTCAGCATGATGGGCAATGCCTTCTTTCAAATCTTTATCCATCGAATTCGTTCCATCCCAGCAGGGGGATGCCACAGTCTTGGCTTGAATGTGTGTCACTGAGGCTGATGAACCAATACAATCATCGTTAAGGTCAATCCATACATTTCTTTCTGCCAGCAGGTGTGAAGTTGGTGTTGTTTCTACCAGCACTTGGTCAGGAGTTGATagccctagaaaagaaaatcatattacaatCTAGGACTCacagatctaatttttaaaaaccatttgatagattgaaacctattccctttaattaatatttttgctggttGCTAAACACAAATAAGGTGTCATTCTCTTTTGGCAATATCAATATTGGTTCAATTATGCCTGAAAAGGGAAGGCAGGCATCCATAATAATCACTattgaaattgttgatgaaaaatgaaatcatcccctataaaaatttgttcattcaaaagacaaatgtGTGCTCAGTAATTTTGTATTATGTAAATTGTAATGTTCTTGAAgctgatattttaaatgacaaataatttttcatttaggaatacttaaggagagaataatgttttcctttcattcctttgCAAGTAGATCAGAAGTCAGTCTTTTTTGGTAATTTCAATAAACTACAATTTTGTCGAAAAAGAAAAGTCAGGCATCAAGAATTATctcatatcaagcttgaaattgctgaagaaaaatgaaatcatgcccttttcaaaaatatccatttaaaatacaaaaacatgtGTTCAGTGGTTATGGATTATACACATCGTAATGTtccttaagttaatatttaaaatggcatagatttttct
Coding sequences within it:
- the LOC124172129 gene encoding zinc finger protein 260-like; this encodes MEVLRDKEGHYVEHMFTEDEKVIGNSEMTNDSLTEAIGLSTPDQVLVETTPTSHLLAERNVWIDLNDDCIGSSASVTHIQAKTVASPCWDGTNSMDKDLKEGIAHHADKVLSDSIPDDGHSYMKHIPASRNSGKGATMTVVGDRRDAPNITGSLRLIRVSENRRSGIEAEMENKKEMSYCFIKSPRNGKNSNEKLYYCSHCRYGFNTNDDLIKHMEIHSATSNLDLSDESSIEKDESFTVPASREESNVSRESSTSETLMGLKRKRRGAMQKVQAPVLEICDGIGERETAERVGSSDGDGKPYTQKMSSESTTSCARNLRNDALGGAKGGSFNCSVCNKSFTQRCILGNHMRSHKERKRYPCTICSKSFAWKSHITQHMRTHTEEKHFSCSECAKSFSVKGNLMTHMRTHTGEKPFSCNYCTKAFASKTKLIQHLHTHTGEKPFSCNYCAKAFSAKEKLILHLRVHTGEKPFSCNYCSKAYTAKNALVQHMHMHTGEKPFSCNYCAKAFSIKEKLILHLRLHTGEKPFSCNYCSKAYTRKNTLIQHMYTHTGEKPFSCNYCAKTFTRKDSLILHSRVHTGERPFTCEICSKSFASKSHITKHMRSHTQEKPFSCSDCAKSFSLKCSLMKHLRTHTGEKPFSCNHCAKAFARKDKLIQHSRVHTGEKPFSCKFCAKTFTR